The Methylobacterium currus genome contains a region encoding:
- a CDS encoding ABC transporter ATP-binding protein codes for MIRLDNVTKIYKTDGYRRTILDQASLTLKPGVSYGILGINGAGKSTTLRLLAGCELPTKGRVIRTTRISWPLGFAGGFHSMMTGRENVIFVARIYGEDPRRVLAFVEDFAELGDYMNVPIRNYSSGMGARLAFGMSMAIPFDCYIVDEITGVGDARFAKRCEEVWSQRRANADIIMCSHSMDTIRDYAQQGIVLANGRAVIYSDINDAIEVYQRLNQ; via the coding sequence ATGATCCGCCTCGACAACGTCACCAAGATCTACAAGACGGACGGGTACCGCCGCACCATCCTCGACCAGGCGTCGCTGACCCTGAAGCCCGGGGTGAGCTACGGCATCCTGGGCATCAACGGCGCCGGCAAGTCGACGACCCTGCGGCTGCTGGCCGGCTGCGAGTTGCCGACGAAGGGCCGCGTGATCCGCACCACCCGGATTTCCTGGCCGCTCGGCTTCGCGGGCGGCTTCCACTCGATGATGACGGGCCGCGAGAACGTGATCTTCGTCGCCCGCATCTACGGCGAGGATCCGCGCCGGGTCCTGGCCTTCGTGGAGGATTTCGCCGAGCTTGGCGACTACATGAACGTGCCGATCCGCAACTACTCCTCGGGCATGGGCGCGCGGCTCGCCTTCGGCATGAGCATGGCGATCCCCTTCGATTGCTACATCGTCGACGAGATCACCGGCGTCGGCGATGCCCGCTTCGCCAAGCGCTGCGAGGAGGTGTGGAGCCAGCGCCGGGCGAATGCCGACATCATCATGTGCTCGCACTCGATGGACACGATCCGGGACTATGCCCAGCAGGGGATCGTGCTGGCGAACGGCCGCGCCGTGATCTATTCCGACATCAACGACGCGATCGAAGTCTACCAGCGCCTGAACCAGTGA
- the efeU gene encoding iron uptake transporter permease EfeU, translated as MLIAFLIMLREGIEAALIVGIIAGYLAQTGRRAWMPAVWGGVVLAALLCLGLGLGLQAIGAEFPQKQQELAEGVIALLAAGMLCTMVFWMRKAARSVRAELHGAVDQALGRHGKARGGFALAVMAFLAVGREGLESVFFLLATVQQDVGWGVPVGALLGIALSVLVGVALAKGAVRLDLRRFFRWTGVFILFVTAGLLASALKAFHEAGLWNHLQATAFDLGHVLPADTVLGTLLTGIFGYQEAPAWGEVLVYLGFLIPALWAFLAGARPTPAAQPRHA; from the coding sequence GTGCTGATTGCGTTCCTGATCATGCTGCGCGAGGGGATCGAGGCGGCCCTGATCGTCGGCATCATCGCCGGCTACCTTGCCCAGACCGGGCGGCGGGCCTGGATGCCGGCCGTGTGGGGCGGCGTCGTGCTGGCCGCCCTGCTCTGCTTGGGCCTAGGCCTCGGGTTGCAGGCGATCGGCGCCGAATTCCCGCAGAAGCAGCAGGAGCTGGCCGAGGGCGTCATCGCGCTGCTCGCCGCCGGCATGTTGTGCACGATGGTGTTCTGGATGCGAAAGGCCGCCCGCTCGGTGCGGGCCGAGCTGCACGGCGCCGTCGACCAGGCGCTCGGTCGCCATGGCAAGGCGAGAGGCGGGTTCGCCCTCGCCGTGATGGCGTTCCTGGCGGTGGGCCGCGAGGGGCTCGAATCGGTGTTCTTCCTCCTCGCCACGGTGCAGCAGGATGTCGGCTGGGGCGTGCCGGTGGGGGCCTTGCTCGGCATCGCGCTCTCGGTGCTGGTCGGCGTCGCGCTCGCCAAGGGCGCCGTGCGCCTCGACCTGCGCCGCTTCTTCCGCTGGACCGGGGTGTTCATCCTGTTCGTCACCGCGGGCCTGCTCGCCAGCGCGCTCAAGGCCTTCCACGAGGCCGGCCTGTGGAACCACCTCCAGGCCACCGCCTTCGACCTCGGCCACGTCCTGCCGGCCGATACCGTGCTCGGAACCCTGCTCACCGGGATCTTCGGCTACCAGGAGGCCCCGGCCTGGGGCGAGGTGCTGGTCTATCTCGGCTTCCTGATCCCGGCGCTGTGGGCCTTCCTCGCCGGTGCCCGGCCGACTCCCGCCGCGCAGCCCCGCCACGCCTGA
- the efeO gene encoding iron uptake system protein EfeO, whose amino-acid sequence MTARRPAALAVLLLSAGPALAEAPEPVAVTVTDKGCEPAALTVPAGKSVFRISNKSRRVLEWEILQGTMIVEERENIIPGFVQSLSATLQPGRYEMTCGLLSNPKGTLTVTAAAAAAPGAPDPMALVGPLAAYKLYVMGEVEAFHKQTAAFVEAVKAGRIGEAKALYPVARRHYERIEPVASLFNDLDKSMDVRADDFERKEADPGFTGFHRLEKGLWADASTEGLGAYADRLLADATELKRRITDLTIPPAKMVGGAAGLIEEVAATKISGEEDRYSRTDLWDFHANVEGARKIFDLLRPLVAARDPDFVARTEKNFSRVDALLGKYRTEDGGFTPFDALSDRDRNALKGPITVLAEDLSTLRGKLGLD is encoded by the coding sequence ATGACCGCCCGCCGGCCGGCCGCCCTCGCCGTTCTCCTCCTCTCCGCCGGCCCCGCTCTGGCGGAGGCCCCCGAGCCCGTCGCCGTCACGGTGACCGACAAGGGCTGCGAGCCCGCCGCCCTCACGGTGCCGGCCGGCAAGTCGGTGTTCAGGATCAGCAACAAGAGCCGCCGGGTGCTGGAATGGGAGATCCTCCAGGGCACGATGATCGTCGAGGAGCGGGAGAACATCATCCCGGGCTTCGTGCAGTCGCTTTCGGCGACGCTCCAGCCCGGCCGCTACGAAATGACCTGCGGGCTGCTCAGCAACCCGAAGGGCACCCTGACGGTCACGGCGGCCGCGGCGGCGGCCCCGGGCGCCCCCGACCCGATGGCCCTGGTCGGCCCGCTCGCCGCCTACAAGCTCTACGTGATGGGCGAGGTCGAGGCCTTCCACAAGCAGACCGCCGCCTTCGTCGAGGCGGTGAAAGCGGGCCGGATCGGCGAGGCCAAGGCCCTCTACCCGGTGGCGCGGCGGCACTACGAGCGCATCGAGCCGGTGGCGTCCCTGTTCAACGACCTCGACAAGAGCATGGACGTGCGGGCCGACGACTTCGAGAGGAAGGAGGCCGATCCGGGCTTCACCGGCTTCCACCGCCTCGAGAAGGGTCTGTGGGCCGACGCCAGCACCGAGGGGCTGGGCGCCTACGCCGACCGGCTCCTCGCCGACGCCACCGAGCTGAAGCGGCGGATCACCGACCTCACCATCCCGCCGGCCAAGATGGTCGGCGGTGCCGCCGGCCTGATCGAGGAGGTCGCCGCGACCAAGATCTCCGGCGAGGAGGACCGGTACAGCCGCACCGACCTGTGGGACTTCCACGCCAATGTCGAGGGCGCGCGCAAGATCTTCGACCTCCTGCGGCCCCTGGTGGCCGCCCGCGACCCCGACTTCGTCGCCCGCACTGAGAAGAATTTTTCGCGGGTCGACGCGCTGCTCGGGAAATACCGGACCGAGGATGGCGGCTTCACGCCCTTTGACGCCTTGAGCGACCGCGACCGCAACGCCCTCAAAGGTCCGATCACGGTGCTGGCCGAGGATCTCTCGACCCTGCGCGGCAAGCTCGGCCTGGATTGA
- a CDS encoding MFS transporter produces the protein MLSPAPSGWTLFRNRDFRLFGGARFLTGLAYQMQAVAVGWFVYDLTRSALALGFVGLASFAPAMLGALVTGHVADTFDRRRIAALSYGLLALAGLGLMGLALSHSTPVWPVYALMVLVGTARAFANPASQALLPTLVPREQFGSAIALNSSLWQSASVTGPALGGLLYALGPAVVFGLAAACFAFAAVSIIGIRPLPAAITARPALTWATLLAGLTYIRSQPVVLGAITLDLVAVLLGGATALLPIFAQEVLFVGPLGLGLLRSMPALGSVATAILLAHRPLTRRVGPRLLIAVGVFGLATIGFGLSTSLPLSMACLFVTGAADMVSVYVRQSLVQGETPDAMRGRVAAVNTVFIGASNELGEFESGTLAALVGAVPAVVVGGVATVAVAALWGRLFPALRRRDQLIT, from the coding sequence ATGCTCTCCCCCGCCCCGTCCGGCTGGACGCTCTTTCGCAACCGCGACTTCCGGCTCTTCGGCGGCGCCCGTTTCCTCACCGGCCTCGCCTACCAGATGCAGGCGGTGGCGGTGGGCTGGTTCGTCTACGACCTGACCCGCAGCGCGCTCGCGCTCGGCTTTGTCGGCCTCGCGAGCTTCGCCCCCGCGATGCTCGGTGCCCTGGTCACCGGCCACGTCGCCGACACGTTCGACCGGCGCCGGATCGCGGCGCTCTCCTACGGGCTCCTGGCGCTCGCCGGCCTCGGCCTGATGGGGCTGGCCCTCTCCCACTCCACCCCTGTATGGCCGGTCTACGCCCTGATGGTGCTCGTCGGCACCGCGCGGGCCTTCGCCAACCCGGCGAGCCAGGCGCTCCTGCCGACTCTGGTGCCGCGGGAGCAGTTCGGCAGTGCCATCGCGCTCAACTCCTCGCTGTGGCAGAGCGCCTCCGTGACCGGGCCGGCGCTCGGCGGCCTCCTCTACGCGCTCGGACCCGCCGTGGTGTTCGGCCTCGCCGCCGCCTGCTTCGCCTTCGCGGCGGTCAGCATCATCGGCATCCGGCCGCTTCCCGCCGCAATTACGGCCCGTCCGGCCCTGACCTGGGCGACCCTGCTCGCCGGGCTGACCTATATCCGCTCGCAGCCGGTGGTGCTCGGCGCCATCACCCTCGACCTCGTGGCGGTCCTGCTCGGCGGCGCCACGGCGCTCCTGCCGATCTTCGCCCAGGAGGTGCTCTTCGTCGGGCCCCTCGGCCTCGGGCTCCTGCGCAGCATGCCGGCCCTCGGCTCGGTCGCGACCGCGATCCTCCTCGCCCACCGCCCGCTGACCCGCCGGGTCGGCCCGCGGCTGCTGATCGCGGTCGGGGTCTTCGGCCTCGCCACGATCGGCTTCGGCCTCTCGACCTCGCTCCCCCTGTCGATGGCCTGCCTGTTCGTGACGGGGGCGGCCGACATGGTCAGCGTCTACGTGCGCCAGAGCCTGGTCCAGGGCGAGACGCCGGACGCGATGCGCGGCCGGGTCGCGGCGGTCAATACCGTGTTCATCGGCGCCTCCAACGAACTCGGCGAGTTCGAATCCGGCACGCTCGCGGCCCTGGTCGGGGCGGTGCCGGCGGTGGTGGTCGGTGGGGTCGCGACGGTGGCGGTGGCGGCCCTGTGGGGGCGGTTGTTTCCGGCCCTTCGGCGGCGGGACCAGCTCATCACCTGA
- a CDS encoding capsule biosynthesis protein, which yields MTIDARNPEGKALSPADRSRMIGEALRQAARVSRFSNPNKSTIRTIRTQRRRDIVTPLLFLFLFVLPSLASAVFFGLYLSDRYVTEARFALRPAIGGAEKATPDSVGTTSSIPAQMIAQDSMIVGEYIKSRTMVETLERTVPLRKMFSRDDIDHYSRFDPEKPIEKLVRYWTERVKVSVESSGLIEVAVNAFDPDDSLTLSRAVLAESERLVNQLTERARTDALAESEREMKRAEARLTKLHVAVRDLRNRDGVLDAQKANDTNLKMVAEIRSQRIGLAVKLSLLQRDLRDDSRSIQDLKAQIAQLDETIARIEREAANQDPEQRRVLSATLTKFEELDAERKTAEKYYAATIAARERSRMIADRQIEFFSMIVEPVKAESAQQPRRTLFIAISIAVSALAFGLSVLIRKALT from the coding sequence ATGACGATCGACGCCCGCAATCCGGAAGGTAAGGCGCTCAGCCCCGCCGACCGCTCCCGGATGATCGGCGAGGCCCTGCGGCAGGCGGCCCGGGTGTCGCGCTTCTCGAACCCGAACAAGTCCACCATCCGGACGATCCGGACGCAACGGCGCCGGGACATCGTCACCCCGCTCCTGTTCCTGTTCCTGTTCGTGCTCCCGTCCCTGGCGAGCGCCGTGTTCTTCGGCCTCTACCTCTCGGACCGCTACGTGACCGAGGCGCGTTTCGCCCTGCGGCCGGCGATCGGTGGGGCCGAAAAGGCGACGCCGGATTCGGTCGGCACCACCTCGAGCATCCCGGCCCAGATGATCGCCCAGGATTCGATGATCGTTGGCGAGTACATCAAGAGCCGGACGATGGTCGAGACGCTCGAGCGTACCGTGCCGTTGCGGAAGATGTTCTCGCGCGACGACATCGATCACTATTCGCGCTTCGATCCCGAGAAGCCGATCGAGAAGCTCGTCCGCTACTGGACCGAGCGGGTGAAGGTCAGCGTCGAATCGTCCGGCCTGATCGAGGTTGCGGTCAATGCCTTCGATCCCGACGATTCCCTGACGCTGAGCCGGGCCGTGCTGGCCGAGAGCGAGCGGCTGGTGAACCAGCTCACCGAGCGGGCCCGCACCGACGCCCTGGCGGAGAGCGAGCGCGAGATGAAGCGCGCTGAGGCGCGGCTGACCAAGCTCCACGTCGCGGTGCGCGACCTGCGCAACCGGGACGGCGTGCTCGACGCCCAGAAGGCCAACGACACCAACTTGAAGATGGTCGCCGAGATCCGTTCCCAGCGGATCGGCCTCGCCGTCAAGCTCAGCCTGCTCCAGCGCGACCTGCGCGACGACAGCCGCAGCATCCAGGATCTCAAGGCCCAGATCGCCCAGCTCGACGAGACCATCGCCCGCATCGAGCGCGAGGCGGCCAACCAGGATCCGGAGCAGCGCCGGGTTCTCTCGGCGACCCTGACGAAGTTCGAGGAGCTCGACGCCGAGCGCAAGACCGCCGAGAAGTATTACGCCGCGACGATCGCCGCGCGGGAGCGCTCGCGGATGATCGCCGACCGGCAGATCGAGTTCTTCAGCATGATCGTCGAGCCAGTGAAGGCGGAATCGGCCCAGCAGCCGCGGCGCACGCTCTTCATCGCGATCTCGATCGCCGTCTCGGCCCTGGCCTTCGGCCTCTCGGTCCTGATCCGCAAGGCCCTGACCTGA
- a CDS encoding TAXI family TRAP transporter solute-binding subunit produces MPAFLHKRESFFLLAALALGAVAGVVLYLSRPTTLRVAVGPRDRVETHLIQSYADALARAREDIRLEVVPYDDVRDSAAALQSGRADLAVVRPDVRLPENGLTLAVLHDEALVVAAPPDSGIQAFSDLAGKRLGLVAHHGADQPLVASLLAYYALTPAPAGAAPAPADPGGALPAAAGSVALVPLRASEVAAALAEHRIDAAAVIAAPSAKSAAQVVQAVEAASPSHGATIVAIPDGEAIVQRLPELQAVTIAAGTFGGRPKRPDDEVKTVGASYRLMARASLSRDTAASVTQHLFELRSRLAAMVPTANLMKAPDFDSAAEATSARLPIHPGAVDYYEREQQTFLQRYEDWVYLVAFFGGGLGSAVAWIGQRLAREQRARIDAVLDRLLAILIEARTTQDPAALDALAVEIDGLVIDVVRHARAHSTDIRTMSALILAVDAARAAVADCRRDGAPLRERAGRVLSLHPASGA; encoded by the coding sequence ATGCCGGCGTTTCTGCACAAGCGTGAATCCTTCTTCCTCCTGGCCGCCCTCGCCCTCGGGGCGGTGGCCGGCGTGGTGCTCTACCTGTCGCGGCCGACCACCTTGCGGGTCGCAGTCGGCCCGCGGGACCGGGTCGAGACGCACCTGATCCAGTCCTATGCCGACGCGCTCGCCCGCGCCCGCGAGGATATACGCCTCGAGGTCGTTCCTTACGACGACGTGCGCGACAGCGCCGCGGCGCTCCAGAGCGGCCGGGCCGACCTCGCGGTCGTGCGGCCCGACGTGCGCCTGCCCGAGAACGGCCTGACGCTGGCCGTCCTGCACGACGAGGCCCTGGTGGTGGCCGCACCCCCGGATTCCGGCATCCAGGCCTTCTCGGATCTGGCCGGCAAGAGGCTCGGCCTCGTCGCCCATCACGGCGCCGACCAGCCCCTGGTGGCGAGCCTGCTCGCCTATTACGCCCTGACGCCGGCGCCGGCCGGGGCCGCGCCGGCCCCTGCCGATCCGGGCGGCGCGCTGCCGGCCGCCGCCGGCAGCGTCGCCCTGGTGCCCCTGCGGGCCTCCGAGGTGGCGGCGGCCCTCGCCGAGCACCGGATCGACGCCGCCGCGGTGATCGCCGCGCCCTCGGCGAAATCCGCCGCCCAGGTGGTGCAGGCGGTGGAGGCCGCGTCGCCCAGTCACGGCGCCACGATCGTGGCGATCCCGGACGGCGAGGCGATCGTGCAGCGCCTGCCCGAATTGCAGGCCGTGACCATCGCGGCCGGCACCTTCGGGGGCCGGCCGAAACGCCCGGACGACGAGGTGAAGACCGTCGGCGCCTCCTACCGGCTGATGGCCCGCGCCTCGTTGAGCCGCGACACCGCCGCGAGCGTGACCCAGCACCTGTTCGAATTGCGCTCCCGCCTCGCCGCGATGGTGCCGACCGCCAACCTGATGAAGGCGCCCGACTTCGACAGCGCCGCCGAGGCGACGAGCGCCCGCCTGCCGATCCATCCCGGCGCGGTCGACTACTACGAGCGCGAGCAGCAGACGTTCCTGCAACGCTACGAGGACTGGGTCTACCTGGTGGCGTTCTTCGGCGGCGGCCTCGGCTCGGCGGTGGCCTGGATCGGCCAGCGCCTCGCCCGCGAGCAGCGCGCCCGCATCGACGCCGTCCTCGACCGGCTGCTCGCCATCCTGATCGAGGCGCGGACGACGCAGGACCCGGCCGCCCTCGATGCCCTGGCGGTCGAGATCGACGGGCTCGTCATCGACGTGGTGCGCCACGCCCGCGCCCATTCGACCGACATCCGCACGATGAGCGCGCTGATCCTGGCGGTCGACGCGGCCCGGGCGGCGGTGGCGGATTGCCGGCGGGATGGGGCGCCCTTGCGGGAGCGGGCCGGGCGGGTGCTGTCGCTGCATCCGGCGAGCGGAGCTTGA
- a CDS encoding 2-hydroxyacid dehydrogenase, whose product MMSLKRKPLVVVTRRLPDVVETRMRELFDARLNHEDTPLTGGALAQALQEADVLVPTVTDEIDASLLAQAGPNLRLIANFGNGVDHIDVGVALQRGITVTNTPGVLTEDTADMTMALILSVARRVTEGARIIPEDAWSGGWSPTWMLGRRITGKRLGIVGMGRIGQALARRAKAFGLSIHYHNRRRVGARIESELEATYWESLDQMLARVDIVSVNCPHTPATYHLLSARRLKLLKPEAVVVNTARGEVIDETALARLIEVGDIAGAGLDVFEQEPAVSPRLVKLAKAGKVVLLPHMGSATHESRVDMGEKVIINIKTFLDGHRPPDRILPSML is encoded by the coding sequence ATCATGTCGTTGAAGCGCAAGCCGCTCGTGGTGGTCACCCGGCGCCTGCCGGACGTCGTGGAGACGCGGATGCGCGAATTGTTCGACGCGCGCCTCAACCACGAGGACACGCCGCTCACCGGCGGCGCCCTGGCGCAGGCCCTCCAGGAGGCCGACGTGCTGGTGCCGACGGTCACGGACGAGATCGACGCCTCGCTCCTCGCGCAGGCCGGACCGAACCTGCGCCTGATCGCCAATTTCGGCAACGGCGTCGACCACATCGACGTCGGGGTGGCGCTCCAGCGCGGCATCACGGTCACCAACACGCCGGGCGTGCTGACCGAGGACACCGCCGACATGACCATGGCGCTGATCCTGTCGGTGGCGCGCCGGGTCACCGAGGGTGCCCGGATCATCCCGGAGGATGCCTGGTCCGGCGGCTGGTCGCCGACCTGGATGCTCGGCCGGCGCATCACCGGCAAGCGCCTCGGCATCGTCGGCATGGGCCGCATCGGCCAGGCTCTGGCCCGCCGCGCCAAGGCGTTCGGCCTCTCGATCCACTACCACAACCGCCGCCGGGTCGGCGCCCGGATCGAGAGCGAGCTCGAGGCGACCTACTGGGAATCCCTCGACCAGATGCTGGCGCGGGTCGACATCGTGTCGGTCAACTGCCCGCACACCCCGGCGACCTACCACCTGCTCTCGGCCCGGCGCCTGAAGCTGCTGAAGCCCGAGGCCGTCGTGGTCAACACCGCGCGCGGCGAGGTGATCGACGAGACCGCGCTCGCCCGCCTGATCGAGGTCGGCGACATCGCGGGCGCGGGCCTCGACGTGTTCGAGCAGGAGCCGGCGGTGAGCCCGCGCCTCGTCAAGCTCGCGAAGGCCGGCAAGGTGGTGCTTCTGCCCCATATGGGCTCGGCCACCCATGAGAGCCGCGTCGACATGGGCGAGAAGGTCATCATCAACATCAAGACCTTCCTCGACGGCCACCGGCCGCCGGACCGCATCCTGCCCAGCATGCTGTGA
- a CDS encoding SH3 domain-containing protein gives MLHPRPLVALLLAALSVPALAAPAAAAPPSPAANPAPGEIGVTIGPATKLPLPRYVSLKTDRVNLREGPSKDHRTLWVFQRAGLPVEIIAEFETWRRIRDSEGTEGWVLHSLLSGRRTAVVLTRGADKGAPVPLYDRADTGSGVVAQLQAGVIGSVKTCDGTWCRLVVALPQKRGDVDGYMRQDRLWGVYPNEKVD, from the coding sequence ATGCTCCACCCGCGCCCCCTCGTGGCTCTGCTGCTCGCCGCCCTGTCAGTGCCGGCCTTGGCAGCGCCCGCTGCGGCCGCGCCGCCGTCGCCGGCCGCCAATCCCGCCCCCGGCGAGATCGGCGTCACCATCGGCCCGGCGACGAAGCTGCCGCTGCCGCGCTACGTCAGCCTGAAGACCGACCGGGTGAACCTGCGCGAGGGACCGTCCAAGGACCACCGCACCCTGTGGGTGTTCCAGCGCGCCGGCCTGCCGGTGGAGATCATCGCGGAATTCGAGACCTGGCGCCGCATCCGCGACTCGGAGGGCACCGAGGGCTGGGTGCTGCACTCGCTGCTCTCCGGCCGGCGCACCGCGGTGGTGCTGACCCGCGGCGCCGACAAGGGCGCACCGGTGCCCCTCTACGACCGGGCCGATACGGGAAGCGGCGTGGTGGCGCAGCTCCAGGCCGGGGTGATCGGCAGCGTCAAGACGTGCGACGGCACCTGGTGCCGCCTCGTCGTTGCCCTGCCGCAGAAGCGCGGCGACGTCGACGGCTACATGCGCCAGGACCGGCTCTGGGGCGTCTACCCGAACGAGAAGGTGGACTGA
- a CDS encoding regulatory protein RecX encodes MRDGADEPGRDGGLRAARPITPAYLERAALYYLERYGASAEMLRRVLRRRVETRCRLRGEEPDGFAEMVETVVGRALGAGLVDDAAFAAAKVRSLRRRGGSARAIGAKLAAKGVDREIVGAALAEEEDGGEDEAAFAYAKRRRLGPFRQPATRTAARERDLAAMARAGFSLTLARRVIDADPEDDLGMR; translated from the coding sequence ATCCGGGACGGGGCCGATGAACCCGGCCGCGATGGCGGTTTGAGGGCGGCGCGGCCGATCACGCCGGCCTATCTCGAACGGGCGGCCCTCTACTATCTGGAGCGCTACGGCGCCTCCGCCGAGATGCTGCGCCGGGTGCTGAGGCGCCGGGTCGAGACCCGCTGCCGCCTGCGCGGCGAGGAGCCGGACGGTTTTGCGGAGATGGTCGAGACGGTGGTGGGCCGGGCGCTGGGCGCCGGCCTCGTCGACGACGCCGCCTTCGCGGCCGCCAAGGTGCGCTCCTTGCGGCGCCGCGGCGGCTCGGCCCGGGCGATCGGCGCCAAGCTCGCGGCCAAGGGGGTCGATCGCGAGATCGTCGGCGCGGCACTCGCGGAAGAGGAGGATGGCGGCGAGGACGAGGCCGCCTTCGCCTACGCGAAGCGCCGGCGCCTCGGGCCCTTCCGGCAGCCGGCGACCCGGACGGCCGCGCGCGAGCGCGACCTCGCCGCCATGGCGCGGGCCGGATTCTCGCTGACGCTCGCCCGCCGGGTGATCGATGCCGATCCGGAGGATGACCTCGGGATGCGCTGA
- a CDS encoding OsmC family protein: MNRKANAVWQGSGKDGKGQLTTQSGVLSSNPYGFNTRFENEPGTNPEELIAAAHAGCFTMALAFQLQGAGFTADELRTEAVVSLEKDGDGFTITQSALTLTARIPGIDQAKFDELAGIAEKNCPVSKVLNAKISLKATLSA; this comes from the coding sequence ATGAACCGCAAGGCGAACGCTGTTTGGCAGGGCAGCGGCAAGGACGGCAAGGGTCAGCTGACCACCCAGTCGGGGGTGCTGTCGAGCAATCCCTACGGCTTCAACACCCGCTTCGAGAACGAGCCGGGCACCAACCCCGAGGAACTCATCGCCGCGGCGCATGCGGGCTGCTTCACCATGGCGCTCGCCTTCCAGCTCCAGGGCGCCGGCTTCACCGCCGACGAGCTGCGCACCGAGGCGGTGGTGAGCCTGGAGAAGGACGGCGACGGCTTCACCATCACGCAATCGGCCCTGACCCTGACCGCCAGGATCCCGGGCATCGATCAGGCGAAATTCGACGAACTCGCCGGCATCGCCGAGAAGAACTGCCCGGTCTCGAAGGTGCTCAACGCCAAGATCAGCCTGAAGGCGACGCTCTCGGCCTGA
- a CDS encoding winged helix-turn-helix transcriptional regulator: MVDDTDLDAASACALADMARVRPVLDKIADKWTILILTVLCPRPSRFNAIKRRLDGITHKALADALKRLERNGLVTRTVLPTSPIGVEYAITPLGHSLRQPFEALCSWALNNGAAIEAANYEHDSNKARS; encoded by the coding sequence ATGGTCGATGATACCGATCTCGATGCCGCGTCCGCGTGCGCGCTCGCCGACATGGCGCGGGTCCGCCCGGTGCTGGACAAGATCGCCGATAAGTGGACGATCCTGATCCTCACGGTGCTCTGCCCGCGGCCGTCGCGGTTCAACGCGATCAAGCGGCGGCTCGATGGCATCACGCACAAGGCTCTGGCGGACGCGCTGAAGCGACTGGAGCGTAACGGTCTGGTCACCCGGACGGTGCTGCCGACCTCACCGATCGGCGTCGAGTACGCGATTACTCCGCTTGGTCATTCGCTGCGCCAGCCGTTCGAGGCGCTCTGCTCGTGGGCACTCAATAATGGTGCGGCGATTGAGGCGGCCAACTACGAGCATGACAGCAACAAAGCGAGGTCGTGA
- a CDS encoding SDR family NAD(P)-dependent oxidoreductase — MARMVDKVALVVGGAKGIGLAVAERLVIEGASVVFTGRRADEVEAAAARIGRGARGLVADAARREDLHRVVATVRETHGRIDALVLNAGISEPATLRDETPEHFDRHFAVNVRGAVFGLQAALGAMGRGGSVVLMGSIADAAGITPYGTYAATKAALRSYARTWTAELAPQGIRVNVVAPGPTDTAMMASVPEEGRAALIAPIPLGRMARPEEVAAATLFLLSDEASFVAGAELCVDGGMRQV; from the coding sequence ATGGCTCGCATGGTGGACAAGGTTGCTCTCGTGGTCGGCGGGGCGAAGGGCATCGGCCTCGCGGTCGCCGAGCGGCTGGTAATCGAGGGCGCTTCGGTCGTCTTCACCGGGCGGCGCGCCGACGAGGTCGAGGCAGCCGCTGCGAGGATCGGGCGCGGTGCGCGGGGTCTCGTCGCAGACGCAGCCCGACGAGAAGATCTGCACCGCGTCGTGGCGACGGTGCGGGAGACGCATGGCCGGATCGACGCGCTGGTCCTCAACGCGGGCATCTCGGAACCGGCGACCCTGCGCGACGAGACGCCCGAGCATTTCGACCGGCACTTCGCGGTCAACGTCCGTGGCGCCGTCTTCGGGTTGCAGGCGGCCCTGGGCGCAATGGGGCGGGGTGGGTCCGTCGTGCTGATGGGATCGATCGCCGACGCCGCGGGCATCACGCCCTACGGGACCTATGCCGCGACGAAGGCGGCGCTGCGGTCCTACGCGCGCACATGGACGGCGGAACTAGCCCCGCAGGGCATCCGCGTGAACGTGGTGGCCCCCGGCCCGACCGACACCGCCATGATGGCGAGCGTGCCGGAGGAGGGGCGGGCCGCGCTGATCGCGCCGATCCCGCTCGGCCGCATGGCGCGTCCGGAGGAGGTCGCGGCGGCCACGCTGTTCCTGCTGAGCGACGAGGCGAGTTTTGTCGCGGGAGCCGAACTGTGCGTCGATGGCGGGATGCGCCAAGTCTAG